One genomic region from Anolis sagrei isolate rAnoSag1 chromosome 7, rAnoSag1.mat, whole genome shotgun sequence encodes:
- the SCN4B gene encoding sodium channel subunit beta-4, which yields MARLWLVAAWMGLQLCSLALGLEVSVGKVPVIYTRNGTDVLLPCTFTSCIGIERANFSWFRNHTELILKGVVKNKDSKPEPYPEYREGYKYMMPPDIALSKDNREFNISLILLDADFSDSGKYTCHVKNPKEKNAMHNDTITLKVVVELEKVDKTLTIIIVSVVGGVIGLLILIMVVKKLTLFILKKMRDKKECLVSSSANDNTENGLAGSKGEQKTPRKA from the exons ATGGCCCGGCTCTGGCTGGTCGCCGCCTGGATGG GCCTCCAGCTTTGTTCACTGGCATTGGGCCTGGAGGTCTCGGTGGGCAAGGTGCCCGTCATCTACACCCGCAACGGCACTGATGTGCTCCTGCCCTGCACCTTCACCTCCTGCATCGGCATCGAGAGGGCTAACTTCTCCTGGTTCCGCAACCACACCGAG CTGATCCTCAAAGGAGTGGTGAAGAACAAGGACTCCAAGCCGGAGCCCTACCCAGAGTACAGGGAGGGGTACAAGTACATGATGCCCCCGGACATCGCCCTCAGCAAGGACAACCGGGAGTTCAACATCTCCCTCATCCTCCTCGACGCCGACTTCAGTGACTCCGGGAAGTACACCTGCCACGTGAAGAACCCCAAGGAGAAGAATGCCATGCACAACGACACCATCACCCTCAAGGTGGTCGTGGAGC TGGAGAAAGTGGACAAGACACTCACTATCATCATCGTCTCCGTTGTGGGCGGCGTCATCGgcctcctcatcctcatcatgGTGGTTAAGAAGCTCACCCTCTTCATCCTCAAGAAGATGCGGGACAAGAA GGAGTGCCTCGTGAGCTCCTCGGCCAACGACAACACGGAGAACGGTCTGGCCGGATCCAAAGGGGAACAGAAGACTCCCCGCAAGGCCTGA